GGCGATGGTGTAGAGCGTCTGCCCCGGCTGCACGGCCTGGCCCCGCACCACCGGCTTCTCCACCACCACGCCGCTGACCGGGGAGTGCAGCGTGAGGGTCCGGCGGACCTGCCCGGTGCGGAGCACGCGGTCGATCTGCGCGTCCGAGATGTCCCAGAGCCGCAGGCGCTCCCGCGCCGCGCGGACCAGGTCGCCCCCGTCGGACGGCATCCCCGGAACGTCCGCCCCGCCCGCGCGCTGCAGGCGCGCGGCCACCAGCAGCTCCTGCTGCGCCGACACCAGGTCCGGCGAGTAGATCTCCAGGAGCGGCTCCCCGCGGCGGACCGGCCGTCCGGTGAAGTCCACGTACAGGCGCTCCACGAAGCCGCCGAACCTGGGCGCGACCTCGGCGATGCGGGTCTCGTCGTAGGTGACGGAGCCCGCGGTGCGGATCGCCTCCTCCAGCGTGCGCTGCTCCACCGTGCCGAAAGTGATCCCGAACTCCCGCATCTGGGCGGCCGTGAGGTGCACCGGGCCGTCGGAGCTCATGTCCATCCCCTCCATCCCGGCCATCCCCTCCATCCCCTTCAGGTCGGCCGCGCGCAGTTCCCGGCGCGGCTCGTCCGCCCCGTCCCGCAGGAAGAAGACGCCCAGCGGCACCAGCAGGACGAGCGCGCCCAGGGCGGCGGCGAGCAGGCGCCTCCGCGGCGAAAGGCGGGTCCAGGGGTTCCGGCTCA
This window of the Longimicrobiaceae bacterium genome carries:
- a CDS encoding efflux RND transporter periplasmic adaptor subunit gives rise to the protein MSRNPWTRLSPRRRLLAAALGALVLLVPLGVFFLRDGADEPRRELRAADLKGMEGMAGMEGMDMSSDGPVHLTAAQMREFGITFGTVEQRTLEEAIRTAGSVTYDETRIAEVAPRFGGFVERLYVDFTGRPVRRGEPLLEIYSPDLVSAQQELLVAARLQRAGGADVPGMPSDGGDLVRAARERLRLWDISDAQIDRVLRTGQVRRTLTLHSPVSGVVVEKPVVRGQAVQPGQTLYTIADLSRVWVEAQVREADAASVQVGSPATVEFAAFPGRPLSGTVEYVYPSLEPEARALRARIALPNPDGRLRPGMYGTVRLSAPSRVALTVPTTAVVRTGERSVVFVDLGGGRILPQEVETGRTAGALTEVLAGLEPGQRVVTSAQFILDSESNLAETMRSMIGMTGSGDMAGMEGMDMSGGGMQGMDMSGGHR